In Aequorivita sp. H23M31, a single window of DNA contains:
- a CDS encoding HD family phosphohydrolase, whose translation MKNLLSFFARNQSLIYKVFLFIVSTLLLIYLLPKGGQFKYNFQKGKPWQYENLYAPFSFSIKKSDEVLKKEQQEIRDNSIPYFDFDTETITDVETNFHDNLDLEYVDSLYTTSKRTVERLGEGVIKEIYANGFSDEILPYDDDKLIYLKRGNEIEERKYSQLFKKRNLDKKVREVVEKNKAEDIQPLLYNLLNESLEPNVKLNNKLTQSSIDAEIKALNPNRGVIEKGGRIIAKGEVVEGDKYQILESLKAEYQSQIWSKNNYLWLLVGYSLLVSLVFLMLFLFLKKYRSDIYHNNTKVTFIFFNVFLMVFLTTLIVKVHSDYVYVIPICILPLILKAFFDPRVGLFVHVLTVLLLGFIVPNSFEYMFLQFIAGIVTILTVSELYKRANLFISVGQITLIYIIGYFAFYVIQEGNIQTIPVENFGYFILCGLATLFAHPLIYFYEKLFGLVSDVSLLELSDTNSKLLKELSNKAPGTFHHSLNVANLAEASANEIGANSMLVRVGALYHDIGKMLNPTMFTENQVNSINSHTELDPKESARIIIDHVIKGIEIARKNNLPDRVIDFIRTHHGTTLVYYFYAKEREIQGKANKEDFIYPGPIPFSKETAILMMADSVEAASKSLKEPSSTIVEELVEKIVNNQMDQGQFLNADITFKEIQLIKRVLKKKLNNIFHLRVEYPE comes from the coding sequence ATGAAGAACCTTCTATCCTTCTTTGCCAGAAATCAATCCTTGATTTATAAGGTTTTTTTATTTATTGTTTCCACACTTCTGTTAATTTATCTCTTGCCCAAGGGAGGGCAGTTTAAATATAATTTTCAAAAGGGAAAACCGTGGCAATATGAAAATCTATATGCACCATTTAGTTTTTCTATAAAGAAAAGCGATGAAGTTCTTAAAAAGGAACAGCAGGAAATCCGGGACAATTCCATTCCGTATTTTGATTTTGATACCGAAACCATCACCGATGTTGAAACCAATTTTCACGATAATCTCGATCTGGAATATGTAGATAGTCTTTATACCACATCCAAACGAACGGTAGAACGATTGGGTGAAGGCGTTATAAAGGAGATATATGCCAATGGATTTTCAGATGAAATTCTTCCGTACGACGATGATAAATTGATTTATCTAAAACGCGGTAATGAGATTGAAGAGCGGAAATATTCGCAGTTGTTTAAAAAGAGAAACCTCGACAAAAAAGTAAGGGAAGTTGTTGAGAAAAATAAGGCCGAGGATATTCAGCCTCTTCTCTATAATTTGCTCAATGAATCCCTAGAGCCCAATGTTAAACTGAACAATAAATTGACGCAATCCTCCATTGATGCTGAAATAAAGGCATTAAATCCCAATAGAGGAGTAATCGAGAAAGGCGGACGTATTATCGCTAAGGGCGAAGTAGTGGAGGGAGATAAGTACCAGATTTTGGAATCTCTTAAAGCTGAATACCAAAGTCAGATTTGGAGCAAAAACAATTATTTATGGCTTCTTGTGGGATATTCCCTATTGGTTTCCTTGGTATTCTTGATGTTATTTCTCTTCCTGAAAAAATATCGATCGGATATCTACCACAACAATACGAAGGTCACTTTTATTTTTTTCAATGTCTTTTTGATGGTCTTCTTGACCACCCTCATTGTCAAGGTTCACTCCGATTATGTTTATGTTATCCCCATTTGTATCCTGCCTCTTATTCTCAAAGCTTTTTTCGATCCTCGCGTGGGACTGTTTGTCCACGTTTTAACGGTTTTGCTCCTTGGTTTTATCGTGCCGAACAGTTTTGAATATATGTTTCTGCAATTTATTGCAGGTATTGTGACCATTTTAACCGTTTCAGAATTGTATAAAAGAGCTAACCTGTTTATCTCGGTTGGTCAAATTACCCTAATTTATATCATAGGATATTTCGCTTTTTATGTGATACAGGAGGGAAATATACAGACAATTCCTGTTGAGAATTTTGGGTATTTTATTCTTTGTGGATTGGCAACCTTGTTTGCCCATCCTCTTATTTATTTCTATGAAAAATTGTTTGGACTAGTCTCAGACGTTTCTCTCCTTGAGCTTAGTGATACCAATTCCAAACTCCTAAAGGAACTGTCCAATAAGGCTCCGGGAACTTTCCACCATTCGTTAAATGTGGCTAACCTTGCCGAAGCTTCTGCGAATGAAATAGGCGCCAATAGTATGCTCGTAAGAGTGGGGGCGCTTTATCATGACATTGGTAAAATGCTCAATCCTACCATGTTCACGGAAAACCAGGTCAATTCTATTAACTCCCATACCGAATTGGATCCGAAGGAAAGTGCTCGTATCATTATAGATCACGTAATTAAGGGCATTGAAATTGCCCGCAAAAACAACCTGCCTGATAGAGTAATCGATTTTATACGCACTCACCACGGAACTACTTTGGTGTATTATTTTTATGCCAAGGAACGTGAAATTCAGGGAAAGGCTAATAAAGAGGATTTTATATATCCCGGTCCAATTCCCTTTTCAAAGGAGACAGCCATTTTGATGATGGCCGATAGTGTAGAGGCTGCCAGTAAAAGTTTAAAAGAGCCTTCTTCCACCATTGTTGAGGAGCTTGTGGAAAAAATTGTAAATAACCAGATGGATCAAGGGCAATTCCTCAATGCGGATATTACCTTTAAGGAGATTCAATTGATAAAAAGGGTATTAAAGAAAAAATTGAACAATATTTTTCACCTAAGAGTGGAGTATCCAGAATAA